One region of Streptomyces sp. NBC_00442 genomic DNA includes:
- a CDS encoding sodium-translocating pyrophosphatase → MAGLFNPTELDHPTSLAAAVLTDGNRTIVIVIAAVALAALIVAQLLVRQVLAAGEGTDSMKKIAAAVQEGANAYLTRQLRTLGIFAVVVFFLLFLLPSDNWSQRVGRSVFFLIGAVFSATTGYIGMRLAVRANVRVAAAAREATPAEGEPERDLTAVSHKAMKIAFRTGGVVGMFTVGLGLLGASVVVLVYAADAPKVLEGFGLGAALIAMFMRVGGGIFTKAADVGADLVGKVEQGIPEDDPRNAATIADNVGDNVGDCAGMAADLFESYAVTLVAALILGKAAFGDSGLAFPLIVPAIGVVTAMIGIFAVAPRRADRSGMSAINRGFFISAVISLALVAVAVYAYLPSSYAKLNGVTDQVIKSHDGDPRILALVAVAIGIVLAALIQQLTGYFTETTRRPVKDIGKSSLTGPATVVLAGISLGLESAVYTALLIGLGVYGAFLLGGTSVMLALFAVALAGTGLLTTVGVIVAMDTFGPVSDNAQGIAEMSGDVQGAGAQVLTDLDAVGNTTKAITKGIAIATAVLAAAALYGSFKDAIATAVNDVHAKGSELTLSMDISQPNNLVGLMLGAAVVFLFSGLAINAVSRSAGAVVFEVRRQFREHPGIMDYTEQPEYGRVVDICTKDALRELTTPGLLAVLAPIAVGFTLGVGALGSYLAGAIGTGTLMAVFLANSGGAWDNAKKLVEDGHFGGKGSEAHAATVIGDTVGDPFKDTAGPAINPLLKVMNLVALLIAPAIVKFSYGDDANALVRGIVAAFAILVIIGAVYVSKRRSVAVGDDGTNERVTKSADPAVVS, encoded by the coding sequence ATGGCGGGGCTCTTCAACCCAACGGAACTCGACCACCCCACATCTCTGGCCGCCGCGGTACTGACCGACGGCAACCGGACGATCGTGATCGTCATCGCGGCTGTCGCGCTGGCGGCCCTGATCGTCGCCCAATTGCTGGTGCGCCAGGTCCTCGCCGCGGGCGAGGGCACCGACTCGATGAAGAAGATCGCGGCGGCCGTGCAGGAAGGCGCGAATGCCTATCTGACCCGGCAGTTGCGCACCCTCGGCATCTTCGCCGTCGTGGTGTTCTTCCTGCTGTTCCTGCTGCCGTCCGACAACTGGTCGCAGCGCGTGGGCCGTTCCGTGTTCTTCCTGATCGGCGCCGTCTTCTCGGCGACGACGGGATACATCGGGATGCGTCTCGCCGTGCGCGCCAATGTGCGCGTCGCGGCGGCGGCCCGAGAGGCGACTCCCGCCGAAGGCGAACCCGAAAGGGATCTCACCGCGGTTTCCCACAAGGCCATGAAGATCGCTTTCCGTACGGGCGGCGTCGTCGGCATGTTCACGGTGGGCCTCGGCCTGCTCGGTGCCTCCGTCGTCGTGCTCGTGTACGCGGCCGACGCGCCCAAGGTCCTGGAGGGCTTCGGCCTCGGCGCCGCGCTGATCGCGATGTTCATGCGTGTCGGCGGAGGCATCTTCACCAAGGCCGCCGACGTCGGCGCCGACCTGGTCGGCAAGGTCGAACAGGGCATCCCCGAGGACGACCCGCGCAACGCCGCCACCATCGCGGACAACGTGGGCGACAACGTCGGCGACTGCGCCGGCATGGCGGCCGACCTGTTCGAGTCGTACGCCGTGACCCTGGTCGCGGCGCTGATCCTCGGCAAGGCGGCGTTCGGCGACTCGGGCCTCGCCTTCCCGCTGATCGTCCCGGCGATCGGCGTGGTCACCGCGATGATCGGCATCTTCGCGGTCGCCCCGCGGCGCGCCGACCGCAGCGGAATGTCGGCCATCAACCGCGGCTTCTTCATCTCGGCGGTGATCTCGCTGGCCCTGGTGGCCGTCGCGGTCTACGCCTATCTGCCGTCCTCGTACGCCAAGTTGAACGGCGTCACGGACCAGGTGATCAAGAGCCATGACGGCGACCCGCGGATCCTCGCGCTCGTCGCCGTCGCCATCGGCATCGTTCTGGCGGCGCTGATCCAGCAGCTGACGGGGTACTTCACCGAGACCACCCGGCGTCCCGTCAAGGACATCGGCAAGTCCTCGCTGACCGGCCCCGCCACCGTCGTCCTCGCCGGCATCTCCCTCGGTCTCGAATCGGCCGTCTACACCGCCCTGCTGATCGGCCTCGGTGTGTACGGGGCCTTCCTCCTCGGCGGCACCTCGGTCATGCTCGCGCTGTTCGCGGTGGCGCTGGCCGGCACCGGCCTGCTCACCACGGTCGGCGTCATCGTCGCCATGGACACCTTCGGCCCGGTCTCCGACAACGCCCAGGGCATCGCGGAGATGTCCGGCGACGTCCAGGGCGCGGGGGCCCAGGTGCTCACCGACCTGGACGCCGTGGGCAACACCACCAAGGCCATCACCAAGGGCATCGCCATCGCCACGGCCGTACTGGCCGCGGCGGCGCTCTACGGCTCGTTCAAGGACGCCATCGCCACGGCCGTCAACGACGTGCACGCCAAGGGGAGCGAACTGACCCTGAGCATGGACATCTCGCAGCCCAACAACCTGGTCGGGCTGATGCTGGGCGCGGCGGTCGTCTTTCTCTTCTCGGGGCTCGCGATCAACGCCGTGTCCCGGTCGGCCGGAGCCGTGGTCTTCGAGGTGCGGCGGCAGTTCCGCGAGCACCCCGGGATCATGGACTACACCGAGCAGCCGGAGTACGGGCGCGTCGTCGACATCTGCACGAAGGACGCGCTGCGCGAGCTGACCACCCCCGGCCTGCTCGCGGTGCTCGCCCCGATCGCGGTCGGCTTCACGCTCGGCGTCGGCGCTCTCGGCTCGTACCTGGCCGGCGCGATCGGCACCGGCACCCTGATGGCGGTGTTCCTCGCCAACTCGGGCGGCGCATGGGACAACGCCAAGAAGCTGGTCGAGGACGGCCACTTCGGCGGCAAGGGCAGCGAGGCCCACGCCGCCACCGTCATCGGCGACACCGTCGGCGACCCCTTCAAGGACACCGCGGGCCCCGCGATCAACCCGCTGCTCAAGGTGATGAACCTGGTGGCACTCCTGATCGCGCCGGCCATCGTCAAGTTCAGCTACGGCGACGACGCGAACGCGCTCGTACGCGGGATCGTGGCGGCGTTCGCCATCCTCGTCATCATCGGCGCGGTGTACGTGTCGAAGCGGCGCAGCGTCGCCGTGGGCGACGACGGCACCAACGAACGGGTCACGAAGTCGGCCGACCCGGCGGTGGTTTCGTAA
- a CDS encoding small secreted protein: protein MNKKLAAALSGGAVLMLTLSGCSDDSDKKVDDWAKTFCNTAQPQFKKITDANAAIQAQTRDDSKPADVQKTDSTAFQQISDAYKALAGAVDKAGAPPVKDGATTQQEAVKGLNASSVAYANLKKKVDALDPGDQAAFAKGLEDIATELGKTSSTGDASLKNLESGDVGKAMQKQPGCQKQTPSSPAPSGSGAGAPADPSAAPSQSASPSGSASPSASASPSGSASPSQSAT from the coding sequence GTGAACAAGAAGCTTGCGGCCGCACTGTCCGGCGGTGCGGTACTGATGCTGACGTTGTCGGGCTGCAGCGACGACTCCGACAAGAAGGTCGACGACTGGGCGAAGACCTTCTGCAACACGGCCCAGCCCCAGTTCAAGAAGATCACTGACGCCAACGCCGCCATCCAGGCGCAGACGCGCGACGACAGCAAGCCCGCCGACGTGCAGAAGACCGACTCCACGGCCTTCCAGCAGATTTCGGACGCCTACAAGGCGCTTGCCGGAGCCGTCGACAAGGCGGGCGCCCCGCCGGTCAAGGACGGCGCCACCACGCAGCAGGAAGCCGTCAAGGGCCTGAACGCCTCGTCCGTGGCGTACGCGAACCTCAAGAAGAAGGTCGACGCGCTCGACCCCGGCGACCAGGCGGCCTTCGCCAAGGGCCTTGAGGACATCGCGACCGAGCTCGGCAAGACCAGCTCGACGGGCGACGCCTCCCTGAAGAACCTGGAGTCCGGCGACGTCGGCAAGGCCATGCAGAAGCAGCCCGGCTGCCAGAAGCAGACGCCGTCCTCCCCGGCGCCCTCGGGCTCCGGCGCGGGCGCACCGGCCGACCCGTCGGCCGCGCCGTCCCAGTCGGCCTCGCCCTCGGGCTCCGCGTCCCCCTCGGCATCGGCGTCGCCGTCCGGCTCCGCCTCGCCGTCGCAGAGCGCCACGTAG
- a CDS encoding DUF7059 domain-containing protein: MSTTSLPAPGHAARLRDALLAAAFTADGLLDLLGAPAYAALARSETVPALRATRGQAPLDTLVRLFLLQQPVSDESARAALPLDEALADGWVVRAGDEVRATVDVRPYGGPEGQDWFIVSDLGCAVGGAGGASGRDEAMVLGVGGASTTLAGITVRMPVGSALDLGTGSGIQALHAAQHATRVTATDLNPRALGFTRLTLALSGAPEAELRTGSLYEPAGEETYDLIVSNPPFVISPGARLTYRDGGMGGDDLCRTLVQQAGQRLNPGGYAQFLANWQHVEGEEWQDRLRSWVPRGCDAWIVQREVQDITQYAELWLRDAGDHHTDPARYAERYEAWLEEFEARSTKAVGFGWITLRRTDSDRPSIVTEEWPHPVEQPLGAAVRAHFERHDYLRRHDDAALLADRFRLADEVVQEQVGRPGAEDPEHVVLRQNRGMRRATKVDTVGAGFAGVCDGQLPAGRILDAIAQLIEEDPVLLRDRTPESIRLLVEQGFLEPVGE, translated from the coding sequence GTGAGTACGACCAGTCTTCCCGCGCCCGGTCACGCAGCCCGCCTGCGCGACGCCCTGCTCGCCGCCGCCTTCACCGCCGACGGCCTGCTCGACCTGCTCGGTGCCCCCGCGTACGCCGCGCTGGCCCGCAGCGAGACCGTCCCCGCCCTGCGTGCCACGCGCGGGCAGGCGCCCCTCGACACACTGGTGCGGCTCTTCCTGCTCCAGCAGCCCGTCTCCGACGAGAGCGCCCGCGCCGCCCTGCCGCTCGACGAGGCGCTCGCCGACGGCTGGGTGGTCCGCGCCGGCGACGAGGTGCGGGCCACGGTCGACGTGCGGCCCTACGGCGGCCCCGAGGGACAGGACTGGTTCATCGTCTCCGACCTCGGCTGCGCGGTCGGCGGCGCGGGCGGGGCGAGCGGGCGCGACGAGGCCATGGTGCTCGGCGTCGGTGGCGCCTCCACGACACTGGCCGGCATCACGGTCCGGATGCCCGTGGGATCGGCCCTCGACCTCGGCACCGGCTCCGGCATCCAGGCGCTGCACGCCGCGCAGCACGCCACCCGGGTCACCGCCACCGACCTCAACCCGCGCGCCCTCGGCTTCACCCGCCTGACGCTGGCTCTGTCGGGCGCGCCCGAAGCCGAGTTGCGGACGGGCTCGCTGTACGAACCGGCCGGCGAGGAGACGTACGACCTGATCGTCTCCAACCCGCCGTTCGTGATCTCGCCCGGCGCCCGGCTGACCTACCGGGACGGCGGCATGGGCGGGGACGATCTGTGCCGCACGCTCGTTCAGCAGGCGGGACAGCGGCTCAACCCCGGCGGCTACGCCCAGTTCCTGGCCAACTGGCAGCACGTCGAGGGAGAGGAGTGGCAGGACCGGCTGCGCTCCTGGGTCCCGCGCGGCTGCGACGCCTGGATCGTCCAGCGCGAGGTCCAGGACATCACCCAGTACGCCGAGCTGTGGCTGCGCGACGCCGGGGACCACCACACCGACCCGGCGCGCTACGCGGAGCGCTACGAGGCATGGCTGGAGGAGTTCGAGGCGCGCAGCACCAAGGCGGTCGGCTTCGGCTGGATCACCCTGCGCCGCACCGACAGCGACCGGCCGTCCATCGTGACCGAGGAGTGGCCCCACCCCGTCGAGCAGCCCCTCGGAGCGGCCGTACGGGCCCACTTCGAGCGCCACGACTACCTGCGCCGGCACGACGACGCGGCGCTGCTCGCCGACCGGTTCCGCCTCGCCGACGAGGTGGTGCAGGAGCAGGTGGGCCGGCCGGGCGCCGAGGACCCGGAGCACGTGGTGCTGCGGCAGAACCGCGGCATGCGCCGGGCCACCAAGGTGGACACGGTCGGCGCCGGCTTCGCGGGCGTCTGCGACGGACAGCTCCCGGCCGGCCGGATCCTGGACGCGATCGCCCAGCTGATCGAGGAGGACCCGGTGCTGCTGCGCGACCGCACGCCGGAGTCCATCCGGCTCCTCGTGGAGCAGGGCTTCCTGGAGCCGGTGGGGGAGTGA
- a CDS encoding ArsR/SmtB family transcription factor: MIRIELDEAALGSTRIAVSPLWDAFCSLHLLAGHRRPSWPYQEWAARAREVLKEDERVEPLRRLLHGPLNFPDFILPLPIGTTSVEEELAALRGTPPEVVRQQLAEHYPGMEDSPLVRPYQEDPPAACAALADAYQAYWDGALADLWPTMRRLVEDEVLLRARTFATEGIDALFTGLESRARWNPPVLELTKHIDAEYAAGERRLLLVPLVFAEGCRLYSTDDPEVLAVSFQARGAGVLREPPGIPGDDRLGLLLGRGRAAVLRQLGGPLTTAGLADRLSLAPSTVSEHLSVLAEAGVVTRHRVGRSVYYQLTDTGRSLLALLSGQNVLQAAG; the protein is encoded by the coding sequence GTGATCAGGATCGAGCTGGACGAGGCGGCGCTGGGGTCGACCCGCATAGCCGTCAGCCCGCTCTGGGACGCCTTCTGCAGCCTGCATCTGCTCGCCGGGCACCGGCGGCCGTCGTGGCCGTACCAGGAGTGGGCGGCGCGGGCGCGGGAGGTCCTGAAGGAGGACGAGCGGGTCGAGCCCCTGCGTCGCCTCCTCCACGGCCCGTTGAACTTCCCGGACTTCATCCTGCCGTTGCCCATCGGGACGACCTCGGTGGAGGAGGAGCTGGCCGCGCTGCGCGGCACCCCGCCCGAGGTGGTGCGCCAGCAGCTCGCCGAGCACTATCCCGGTATGGAGGACAGCCCCCTGGTCCGCCCCTACCAGGAGGATCCGCCGGCCGCCTGCGCGGCGCTCGCGGACGCCTACCAGGCCTACTGGGACGGCGCGTTGGCGGATCTGTGGCCCACGATGCGCCGCCTCGTGGAGGACGAAGTCCTGCTCCGGGCAAGGACGTTCGCGACCGAAGGCATCGACGCGCTGTTCACCGGTCTCGAATCGCGGGCCCGATGGAACCCGCCGGTCCTGGAACTGACCAAGCACATCGACGCCGAGTACGCGGCGGGCGAGCGGCGGCTGCTCCTGGTCCCGCTGGTCTTCGCAGAAGGCTGCCGGCTCTACTCGACGGACGACCCCGAGGTGCTGGCCGTCTCCTTCCAGGCCAGGGGCGCGGGCGTGCTGCGCGAGCCGCCCGGGATACCGGGCGACGACCGGCTCGGCCTGCTGCTCGGGCGCGGCCGCGCCGCCGTGCTGCGGCAGTTGGGCGGCCCGCTGACCACGGCCGGCCTCGCCGACCGGCTCTCGCTCGCCCCCAGCACCGTCTCGGAACACCTGTCGGTGCTCGCGGAGGCCGGGGTGGTCACCCGGCACCGGGTGGGCCGCAGCGTCTATTACCAGCTCACCGACACCGGCCGCTCCCTCCTCGCGCTGCTGTCGGGGCAGAACGTGCTCCAAGCGGCCGGCTGA